A genomic region of Dreissena polymorpha isolate Duluth1 chromosome 4, UMN_Dpol_1.0, whole genome shotgun sequence contains the following coding sequences:
- the LOC127878805 gene encoding G-protein coupled receptor 39-like, whose product MNSSSSNATTASTTNTNGLSPINQFELWSPFEILRETAPHVITIDRVVTPIWYIIGFIGNPISAKIWLSRKVSSSNSSAVYFGSLAIVETLYLILHVIYELHVAWGYNTYHTRVSCEIFNFLFLTPQYMVPILVLGFTTERYIAVCHPFVKEKYCTVTRAKIVIGCMSASSVVFGLVQVYIWAFNDDLGRKSFNRATTSDYSPTCNGKALCSETFVLNEMGDQ is encoded by the exons ATGAACTCCTCCAGCAGTAATGCCACGACTGCATCCACCACGAATACGAACGGGCTTTCGCCAATCAATCAGTTTGAGCTCTGGTCACCGTTCGAGATTCTACGTGAGACCGCCCCACATGTGATAACCATTGACAGGGTGGTTACCCCTATTTGGTACATCATTGGCTTCATCGGGAACCCAATCTCGGCCAAAATATGGCtttcaag AAAAGTGAGCAGTTCTAATTCCTCTGCAGTTTATTTTGGCTCCCTTGCCATTGTTGAAACTCTGTACCTTATCTTGCACGTGATTTACGAACTCCACGTGGCTTGGGGTTACAACACGTACCACACACGAGTTTCCTGCGAGATATTCAACTTTCTCTTTTTGACACCTCAGTACATG GTACCAATTCTTGTATTGGGATTTACAACCGAGCGATATATCGCCGTCTGCCATCCTTTTGTTAAAGAGAAATATTGTACTGTTACCCGTGCAAAGATCGTGATAGGCTGTATGTCCGCTTCTTCGGTCGTGTTTGGACTTGTTCAAGTGTACATTTGGGCGTTTAATGACGACCTCGG GAGAAAATCGTTTAATAGAGCAACGACATCAGACTACAGTCCGACATGTAATGGAAAAGCACTGTGTTCTGAGACATTCGTGCTCAACGAAATGGGTGATCAGTGA